The following are from one region of the Endozoicomonas sp. 4G genome:
- a CDS encoding S9 family peptidase, with protein MKKLGAIALLISVSLSANAVVTKRTANNGNLVMEDVPVIPQQIIDDVRRYQKVSSAPFREFSQSGESIFISTHSGGVRQLHRVDTAGGARKQLTFFKEPIGSINRQPDSDNISFSMDDGGDGYTQLFLLNTATGESKMLSDGESRNSSLVWSKDGAKFAYRSTRRNGKSNDIWMMNPTAPESAEIVLKSTDGSLWRPLDWSDDNKKLLAQRYISSYDSRIYLVDLATKQKVMLAGNPEKTSVNYGLGFDADNQGMFFLTNEFSDFNQLAYQPFGDGEVKVITSNINWNVNEFEMSQDGKRAAFVVNQDGVEVMYLLDPESHQFVKVKGLPIGLVSGLEFSDDGSKIGLTLNTAQTPSDSFVLGLGEKPLQQGRLTRWTFSKVGPLDTSKFSLPELVRVKSFDDREIPAFVYKPDTKGKKPVIISIHGGPASQFRPSFRKTFQLWMDQLDAAVIAPNVRGSTGYGKEYLNLDNGFRREDSVKDIGALLDWIKTQPDLDENRVALIGGSYGGYMVLASAVHYSDRLKAAVDRVGISNFVTFLENTKSYRRDLRRMEYGDERDPQMRAHLEKISPNNNVDKINIPMFVVQGQNDPRVPVTEAEQIVKSLRDHGKEVWYMNALNEGHGYSKKENRDIYTQAVVMFFEEFL; from the coding sequence ATGAAAAAGCTTGGAGCTATAGCCCTGTTAATATCAGTGAGCCTTTCAGCCAACGCCGTAGTGACGAAACGCACTGCAAATAACGGCAACCTGGTAATGGAAGATGTACCCGTCATTCCACAACAAATAATCGATGACGTGCGTCGTTACCAAAAAGTCAGTTCTGCACCTTTCCGTGAATTCAGCCAGTCTGGAGAAAGTATTTTTATATCCACTCATTCTGGCGGAGTCAGACAATTACACCGGGTAGATACTGCCGGTGGTGCCCGCAAGCAGCTAACATTTTTCAAAGAGCCGATTGGCAGCATCAATCGCCAACCTGATAGCGATAATATCTCCTTTTCTATGGATGACGGCGGCGATGGGTATACACAACTATTCTTGCTTAATACGGCGACAGGTGAAAGCAAGATGCTAAGTGACGGCGAATCCCGCAACAGTTCGCTGGTCTGGAGTAAAGACGGAGCAAAATTTGCTTATCGGAGTACCCGACGTAATGGTAAATCCAATGATATCTGGATGATGAACCCAACAGCACCAGAGAGTGCTGAAATAGTCCTGAAATCAACTGATGGAAGCCTGTGGAGACCGCTAGACTGGTCTGACGATAATAAAAAACTATTAGCCCAACGATATATCAGTTCCTACGATTCCAGGATTTATCTGGTCGATCTGGCAACCAAACAAAAAGTTATGCTGGCTGGTAACCCGGAAAAAACCTCAGTCAATTACGGTCTGGGTTTTGATGCCGACAACCAGGGCATGTTCTTTCTCACTAACGAATTCAGTGATTTCAACCAATTGGCCTATCAGCCATTTGGCGATGGAGAAGTTAAAGTCATCACCAGTAATATCAACTGGAATGTCAACGAGTTTGAGATGTCGCAGGATGGCAAACGAGCCGCTTTTGTGGTTAACCAGGATGGCGTTGAAGTCATGTACCTGCTTGATCCTGAGAGCCATCAATTCGTTAAAGTCAAAGGCCTGCCTATTGGACTGGTTAGCGGCCTTGAGTTTAGTGACGATGGCAGCAAAATAGGCCTGACACTGAATACCGCACAAACGCCCAGCGACAGCTTTGTACTGGGGTTAGGTGAGAAGCCGCTACAACAAGGTCGTCTGACACGCTGGACCTTCAGTAAAGTAGGACCGTTAGATACCAGTAAATTCAGTCTACCTGAATTGGTCAGAGTAAAGAGTTTCGATGACAGAGAGATTCCGGCGTTTGTCTACAAGCCTGATACCAAGGGCAAAAAACCGGTCATTATTAGTATCCATGGTGGACCTGCATCTCAGTTTCGCCCTTCATTCCGCAAAACTTTCCAGTTGTGGATGGATCAGTTAGATGCCGCTGTCATTGCGCCGAATGTTCGTGGTTCTACAGGGTATGGCAAAGAATACCTCAACCTTGACAATGGCTTTAGGCGCGAAGATTCCGTTAAAGACATCGGTGCCTTGCTGGACTGGATTAAGACCCAGCCTGATTTGGATGAAAACCGCGTCGCTCTCATTGGTGGCAGTTACGGTGGCTACATGGTATTGGCCAGCGCGGTACATTATAGCGACCGCCTCAAAGCCGCTGTAGATAGAGTGGGTATTTCTAACTTTGTGACTTTCCTGGAAAACACCAAGTCTTATCGCCGTGATTTACGCCGGATGGAGTATGGTGATGAGCGGGATCCACAAATGCGCGCTCATCTGGAAAAAATCAGCCCCAATAATAATGTTGATAAAATTAACATTCCAATGTTTGTCGTTCAGGGCCAAAATGATCCGCGTGTACCTGTCACTGAAGCCGAGCAAATCGTTAAGTCGTTGCGCGATCATGGCAAAGAAGTCTGGTATATGAATGCACTCAACGAAGGCCATGGTTATAGTAAAAAGGAAAACCGCGATATCTATACTCAGGCCGTTGTAATGTTCTTCGAAGAGTTTCTCTAA
- a CDS encoding TonB-dependent receptor: MFRRTALSTAIVVAIGASAGSNLAIAEEVEEQEVEKLEKVQVTGSRISRVDVEGPSPVIVITAEDMENRGFTDVFEALHSLNQNSGGLTQQNARSYTPTAQSVNLRGLGVGRSLTLIDGKRLPMFPLGSGGSTNFTDLGQIPMAAVERIEVLTDGASAIYGSDAMSGVVNVILKNDYEGVEVKAKVGDTHQGGYANGRVELLAGTSTERARATFIAQLKGNEILRQKDRDWAGNDNSDRSYYSSYSSYGSTFVTSKPRRIITPEDCHAVVGENAIIKEDGKCGYNRSAHRTLKPKSESYDLLSNMEYDLTEDTTAFTRLRFGQKHTMAYLEPSGLKIRLSADDPGNPTYGTDNPQKGTFYRRLVEFGEREKGADTNYYGGLVGLNGLLMDTYDWEVSVGYTKQKVESSRPVIVEDEMEALVKSGEVDLLEPIPQSVVDQVSAASTTDAESSILSYTASLTGDLFELPTGTMGFATFAEVNETKYEDKRDQGTLDGIYLGVGGTSGGGERTQVGLGAEVLVPVLSNLEVTMAARYDDYNDDSNTGSAATPKVSFAYRPADTVLVRGSWGKSFRAPDMQRLFGGITRGFSNVTDPVYCDAFIGSDEAREDACDPSQINIVKGPNMELEEETGTNYSFGVVWEATDDLTLSADWYKIVLKDLVVTPDKRRVVEDPDRYPGSQIIRNEPADGQTVGTIDTLIYGPVNQAGETVEGVDATVRYTFPETRYGKFKTELSVTHLIRRETQTSHTDPVRDDTQYEPGIRSTLSLGWSYQKYRANVFVKHRGSFCSSNANEGYFETCDDAKAKGYDPKVDSMTRVNLSGKYRISKNASVGFGINNIFDVAPPEDRLSKKSPFYARSYDSSVGRAYYIKGTYKF; the protein is encoded by the coding sequence ATGTTCAGAAGGACAGCACTCAGCACGGCCATCGTCGTCGCTATCGGGGCTTCTGCTGGCTCTAATCTTGCCATTGCAGAAGAGGTGGAAGAGCAGGAAGTTGAGAAACTTGAGAAAGTTCAGGTTACCGGTTCTCGTATTTCCCGGGTGGACGTTGAAGGCCCATCTCCAGTCATCGTGATTACTGCGGAAGATATGGAAAACCGTGGTTTCACCGATGTTTTTGAAGCGCTTCATTCTCTTAACCAGAATAGCGGCGGACTCACCCAGCAGAATGCGCGCAGCTATACTCCAACGGCTCAGTCTGTAAACCTGCGTGGCTTGGGTGTTGGTCGTAGCTTGACTCTTATAGACGGCAAACGTCTTCCAATGTTCCCTCTTGGCTCTGGTGGCAGCACCAACTTTACTGACCTTGGTCAAATTCCTATGGCTGCGGTAGAGCGTATTGAAGTGCTCACCGACGGCGCATCCGCCATATATGGATCGGATGCGATGAGTGGTGTTGTTAACGTTATTCTCAAGAATGATTATGAAGGTGTTGAAGTAAAAGCCAAGGTGGGTGATACCCATCAAGGTGGTTACGCTAATGGCCGGGTAGAGCTGTTAGCAGGAACCTCTACTGAACGGGCCAGAGCTACTTTTATTGCCCAGTTGAAAGGGAATGAAATACTCAGACAAAAAGATAGAGATTGGGCTGGAAATGACAATAGTGATCGCAGCTACTATTCGAGTTACAGTTCGTACGGTTCAACCTTTGTTACCAGCAAACCAAGGCGTATTATTACGCCGGAAGATTGTCATGCGGTTGTTGGAGAAAATGCAATTATCAAGGAAGACGGCAAATGTGGCTATAATCGTTCGGCTCACAGAACGCTCAAGCCAAAAAGCGAATCCTACGATTTGTTGAGCAATATGGAATATGATCTGACAGAGGATACCACCGCATTTACTCGCTTGAGATTTGGGCAGAAACACACAATGGCCTATCTTGAACCTTCTGGACTCAAAATAAGGCTTTCTGCCGATGACCCAGGCAACCCGACTTACGGAACTGATAATCCACAAAAGGGTACCTTTTACCGTCGTCTGGTTGAGTTCGGTGAGCGCGAAAAAGGTGCTGATACTAACTACTATGGCGGCTTAGTTGGCTTGAATGGTTTGTTGATGGATACTTACGACTGGGAAGTGTCTGTAGGTTATACCAAGCAAAAAGTTGAAAGCTCCAGACCAGTCATTGTTGAGGATGAAATGGAGGCCCTGGTTAAATCAGGAGAAGTTGATCTGCTGGAGCCCATTCCTCAAAGTGTTGTTGATCAAGTATCAGCTGCCAGTACCACGGATGCAGAGTCTTCTATCCTGAGCTATACCGCAAGCCTGACCGGTGATTTATTTGAGTTGCCAACCGGGACGATGGGTTTTGCAACCTTTGCTGAGGTTAATGAAACCAAGTATGAGGATAAAAGGGATCAGGGTACTCTCGACGGTATCTATCTTGGTGTAGGTGGTACATCCGGTGGCGGTGAGCGGACACAGGTAGGGCTTGGTGCTGAAGTTTTGGTTCCGGTTCTTAGTAACCTGGAAGTGACCATGGCTGCCCGATACGATGATTACAATGATGATTCAAATACTGGCTCCGCAGCAACACCGAAAGTGTCGTTTGCCTATCGTCCAGCAGACACCGTTCTGGTAAGAGGCAGTTGGGGTAAAAGCTTCAGGGCTCCCGATATGCAGCGCTTGTTTGGTGGTATCACAAGGGGCTTCAGCAACGTCACTGATCCAGTATACTGCGATGCGTTTATTGGTTCAGATGAAGCTAGAGAAGACGCCTGTGATCCCTCGCAAATTAATATAGTCAAGGGTCCGAACATGGAGCTGGAGGAAGAAACCGGAACCAACTACTCATTCGGTGTTGTTTGGGAAGCCACTGATGATCTGACGTTGTCTGCTGACTGGTACAAGATTGTGCTGAAAGATTTGGTGGTGACTCCAGACAAAAGACGTGTTGTTGAAGATCCTGATCGTTACCCGGGTTCGCAGATCATCCGTAATGAACCTGCTGATGGTCAGACTGTGGGTACCATTGACACGCTTATCTACGGACCTGTCAACCAGGCTGGCGAAACGGTTGAAGGTGTTGATGCGACGGTTCGTTACACATTCCCTGAAACCCGCTACGGTAAATTCAAAACAGAGCTCTCCGTTACCCACCTGATCAGGCGTGAAACTCAGACTTCACACACTGATCCGGTGAGAGATGATACTCAGTATGAGCCTGGCATACGGTCAACACTGAGTCTGGGCTGGTCTTATCAGAAGTACAGGGCGAACGTGTTTGTAAAGCACAGAGGTAGTTTTTGCTCAAGCAATGCGAACGAGGGTTACTTCGAAACCTGTGATGACGCCAAGGCCAAAGGTTATGACCCGAAAGTCGATAGCATGACAAGAGTGAACCTTTCCGGTAAGTATCGCATCAGTAAGAATGCCTCT